One part of the Ziziphus jujuba cultivar Dongzao chromosome 2, ASM3175591v1 genome encodes these proteins:
- the LOC107418767 gene encoding protein DETOXIFICATION 16 isoform X2: MERNQEQMPYSNTPQVQVGEENGGANGRDEKKDRRSKIIMEVKKQLWLAGPLIAVNMLLFCLQVISVMFVGHLGELSLSGASVGTSFAAVTGFSLLMGLSTALETLSGQAYGAKQYDMMGIYMQRAMFILLLGCIPLAIIWANTRSILTLLGQNAAIAAEAGQYALFMIPSIFAYALLQCFFRFLQTQNIVFPMVLSCGITTLLHVFMCWILVFKSGLGNRGAAMANSISYWINVLLLGLYVKFSSSCAKTWTGFSKESFRSIPAFLKLAIPSAVMICLEMWSFEMLVLLSGLLPNPKLETSVLSISLNTVGTVWMIPSGLSAAVSTRVSNELGAGNPKAARLSVLVVLVLAITEGLFVASILIMIRNFWGYAYSKETEVVKYVSKLMPILAVLCFIDGLQSVLSGNARVCGWQKLGAYVNLGSYYLVGIPSAVLLAFVFHVGGKAKKATKRIHDSKIPVHVVS, encoded by the exons ATGGAGAGAAATCAGGAACAAATGCCATATTCAAACACACCCCAGGTTcaagttggagaagaaaatgGTGGTGCAAAtggaagagatgagaagaaagaTAGGAGAAGTAAGATCATTATGGAAGTGAAAAAGCAGCTATGGCTAGCAGGGCCTCTGATAGCAGTGAACATGTTGCTGTTTTGCTTACAAGTTATATCAGTGATGTTTGTTGGTCATCTTGGTGAGTTATCTTTATCTGGTGCTTCTGTTGGTACTTCCTTTGCAGCTGTTACAGGTTTCAGCTTGCTG ATGGGACTGTCAACTGCATTAGAGACATTATCAGGACAGGCATATGGAGCAAAGCAATATGATATGATGGGCATATACATGCAGAGAGCCATGTTTATTCTCTTACTTGGTTGCATACCCCTTGCTATTATTTGGGCAAACACAAGATCCATTCTAACTTTGCTTGGCCAAAATGCTGCAATAGCTGCAGAAGCCGGACAATATGCTCTTTTTATGATTCCGAGCATTTTTGCCTATGCTCTTCTTCAATGCTTCTTCAGATTTTTACAGACCCAAAACATTGTTTTCCCAATGGTTCTTAGCTGTGGAATCACAACTTTACTCCATGTTTTTATGTGTtggattttggtttttaaatctGGACTTGGAAACAGAGGCGCTGCCATGGCAAATTCCATCTCTTATTGGATCAATGTGCTATTGTTGGGACTTTATGTCAAATTCTCGTCTTCATGTGCAAAAACTTGGACAGGGTTTTCAAAGGAATCTTTTCGAAGCATCCCTGCTTTTCTTAAACTTGCCATTCCTTCAGCTGTCATGATCTG CTTGGAGATGTGGTCATTTGAAATGTTGGTTCTTTTATCCGGTCTTCTTCCCAATCCTAAGCTAGAGACCTCTGTTCTCTCTATCAG CCTCAACACAGTTGGAACAGTTTGGATGATCCCTTCTGGACTTAGTGCTGCTGTAAG CACTCGGGTTTCAAATGAATTAGGAGCGGGAAATCCAAAAGCAGCTCGTTTATCAGTTTTGGTTGTCTTGGTCTTGGCCATTACCGAGGGTTTATTTGTGGCATCAATCCTTATAATGATACGCAACTTCTGGGGCTATGCTTATAGCAAAGAAACAGAAGTGGTCAAATATGTATCAAAATTGATGCCAATTCTTGCGGTCCTTTGCTTTATAGATGGACTCCAGAGTGTTCTTTCAG GGAATGCAAGAGTATGTGGGTGGCAGAAATTAGGAGCTTATGTGAATCTTGGATCCTACTATTTGGTGGGAATTCCATCAGCTGTTCTACTGGCTTTTGTCTTTCATGTTGGTGGAAAG GCAAAGAAGGCCACAAAAAGGATCCATGACTCGAAAATACCTGTACATGTAGTCTCCTGA
- the LOC107418767 gene encoding protein DETOXIFICATION 16 isoform X1, producing the protein MERNQEQMPYSNTPQVQVGEENGGANGRDEKKDRRSKIIMEVKKQLWLAGPLIAVNMLLFCLQVISVMFVGHLGELSLSGASVGTSFAAVTGFSLLMGLSTALETLSGQAYGAKQYDMMGIYMQRAMFILLLGCIPLAIIWANTRSILTLLGQNAAIAAEAGQYALFMIPSIFAYALLQCFFRFLQTQNIVFPMVLSCGITTLLHVFMCWILVFKSGLGNRGAAMANSISYWINVLLLGLYVKFSSSCAKTWTGFSKESFRSIPAFLKLAIPSAVMICLEMWSFEMLVLLSGLLPNPKLETSVLSISLNTVGTVWMIPSGLSAAVSTRVSNELGAGNPKAARLSVLVVLVLAITEGLFVASILIMIRNFWGYAYSKETEVVKYVSKLMPILAVLCFIDGLQSVLSGNARVCGWQKLGAYVNLGSYYLVGIPSAVLLAFVFHVGGKGLCLGIICALVVQLLFLFTITIRTNWEQEAKKATKRIHDSKIPVHVVS; encoded by the exons ATGGAGAGAAATCAGGAACAAATGCCATATTCAAACACACCCCAGGTTcaagttggagaagaaaatgGTGGTGCAAAtggaagagatgagaagaaagaTAGGAGAAGTAAGATCATTATGGAAGTGAAAAAGCAGCTATGGCTAGCAGGGCCTCTGATAGCAGTGAACATGTTGCTGTTTTGCTTACAAGTTATATCAGTGATGTTTGTTGGTCATCTTGGTGAGTTATCTTTATCTGGTGCTTCTGTTGGTACTTCCTTTGCAGCTGTTACAGGTTTCAGCTTGCTG ATGGGACTGTCAACTGCATTAGAGACATTATCAGGACAGGCATATGGAGCAAAGCAATATGATATGATGGGCATATACATGCAGAGAGCCATGTTTATTCTCTTACTTGGTTGCATACCCCTTGCTATTATTTGGGCAAACACAAGATCCATTCTAACTTTGCTTGGCCAAAATGCTGCAATAGCTGCAGAAGCCGGACAATATGCTCTTTTTATGATTCCGAGCATTTTTGCCTATGCTCTTCTTCAATGCTTCTTCAGATTTTTACAGACCCAAAACATTGTTTTCCCAATGGTTCTTAGCTGTGGAATCACAACTTTACTCCATGTTTTTATGTGTtggattttggtttttaaatctGGACTTGGAAACAGAGGCGCTGCCATGGCAAATTCCATCTCTTATTGGATCAATGTGCTATTGTTGGGACTTTATGTCAAATTCTCGTCTTCATGTGCAAAAACTTGGACAGGGTTTTCAAAGGAATCTTTTCGAAGCATCCCTGCTTTTCTTAAACTTGCCATTCCTTCAGCTGTCATGATCTG CTTGGAGATGTGGTCATTTGAAATGTTGGTTCTTTTATCCGGTCTTCTTCCCAATCCTAAGCTAGAGACCTCTGTTCTCTCTATCAG CCTCAACACAGTTGGAACAGTTTGGATGATCCCTTCTGGACTTAGTGCTGCTGTAAG CACTCGGGTTTCAAATGAATTAGGAGCGGGAAATCCAAAAGCAGCTCGTTTATCAGTTTTGGTTGTCTTGGTCTTGGCCATTACCGAGGGTTTATTTGTGGCATCAATCCTTATAATGATACGCAACTTCTGGGGCTATGCTTATAGCAAAGAAACAGAAGTGGTCAAATATGTATCAAAATTGATGCCAATTCTTGCGGTCCTTTGCTTTATAGATGGACTCCAGAGTGTTCTTTCAG GGAATGCAAGAGTATGTGGGTGGCAGAAATTAGGAGCTTATGTGAATCTTGGATCCTACTATTTGGTGGGAATTCCATCAGCTGTTCTACTGGCTTTTGTCTTTCATGTTGGTGGAAAG GGTCTGTGTTTAGGTATAATATGTGCACTCGTCGTGCAACTTTTATTTCTGTTCACTATCACGATCCGAACCAACTGGGAGCAAGAA GCAAAGAAGGCCACAAAAAGGATCCATGACTCGAAAATACCTGTACATGTAGTCTCCTGA